TGTGTCGTCCCGCTGGCCGCGCACAGCTCGGTCAGCCTGCTCTTCCTCGTCTATCCCCTGCTGATCTGGGCGGCTCTGCGCTTCCAGCTGGCCGGCAGCATGCTGTGCGCCCTCTTCGCGTCGATCACGGCCACGGTGGCTGCGACCGACCGGTCCGGGCCGTTCGAGCGGCTGACCAGGGTCGAGGTGATGATCAAGCTCCAGGCGTTCAACGGGGCGATGGCCCTGACGGCCCTGATCCTGTCGGCCGTGATCACCGAGCAGATCAACACCCGGCGTTCGGTGGAGCGCGCGTGCCAGGAACTGGTCGAGGTCCTGGAGCACCTCACCGCGGGCGAGTCGGCGGACGGCCGGGCCCCACTGGAGGACGGCGGGCCCCGGCGGCAGGACGAGTGACCGCACGCCTCCCACAGGCCCGCTGGGCGGTGATGACCGAGGCGTACGGGTGACGCCATGACCGAGGTGGAGGTGCCGCAACTGCTGGTGTCGTCCGCGCACCGGCTGGCCGGACGGCCGGCGGACGGCCCCTCCCCCGGCCCGCCCACCGGAACGCGGCGGTGACCTCATGGCCGCGGAGAACCTCCCGGCGGACGCCGACCTCCGGCACACCCGCCGCAACATCCTGCTCAGAGGCGTCGACACCGACTCCTTCGTCGGATCGGCGATCGCCCTCGACTGCGGCACAGGGCCGGTGGTGTTCGCCGTGAACCGGCCGGCCCGGCCCTGTGCCTGGATGGACGTGACCATCGGCCCCGGCGCCCAGCGCGCCCTGCGCGGGCGGGGCGGTGTGCGGTGCACGCCGCTGAGCGACGGGGTGATCACGCTGGGCCCGGCGACGTTCCGCGTCGTGTCCGGGCCCGACGACGCCGGGCCATGAGGCCTGCTCCGACGCCCGGCATGCGTTCAGCCGGCCGCCGGGGCCGTGCGGATGGCGGCGATGTCGAACTGCAGACGCACCTTCTCGCTCACCATCGCACCTCCCTCGGCCAGCCGGCTGTTGTACGTCAGACCCCAGTCGGAGCGGTTGATGGTGGTGGTGCCGTCGAATCCGACCCTTTCGTATCCGAAGGGGTCGGTGACGTGTCCGATGTAGGTCATCTCCAGCAGGACCGGCCGCGATATGCCTTTGATGGTGAGGTCGCCCGACATGCGATAGAGGTCGGCTCCCGCCTGTTCCACCGCCGTACTGGTGAAGCGC
This region of Streptomyces caelestis genomic DNA includes:
- a CDS encoding molybdenum cofactor biosysynthesis protein, with translation MAAENLPADADLRHTRRNILLRGVDTDSFVGSAIALDCGTGPVVFAVNRPARPCAWMDVTIGPGAQRALRGRGGVRCTPLSDGVITLGPATFRVVSGPDDAGP